A genomic window from Halorubrum lacusprofundi ATCC 49239 includes:
- a CDS encoding DUF5785 family protein — protein MDWPHDPDGEQGSEGRRQYGHAVLAKKINEEEDFPLSAADYVEQYGDHPIRIDYETVVSVEEIFGGVEKEEFGDFVEFHQELGRAMRENGYWFYEGAEQFVDGSA, from the coding sequence ATGGACTGGCCACACGACCCCGATGGCGAACAGGGGAGCGAGGGCAGGCGGCAGTACGGGCACGCGGTGCTCGCGAAGAAGATCAACGAGGAGGAGGACTTCCCGCTGTCGGCCGCCGACTACGTCGAGCAGTACGGCGACCACCCGATCCGGATCGACTACGAGACGGTCGTCTCCGTCGAGGAGATCTTCGGGGGCGTCGAGAAAGAGGAATTCGGGGACTTCGTCGAGTTCCACCAGGAACTCGGGCGCGCGATGCGCGAGAACGGCTACTGGTTCTACGAGGGTGCTGAGCAGTTCGTCGACGGTAGCGCGTAA